In Planctomonas sp. JC2975, the genomic stretch AGCTTGAGCACCGTCGCCGTGCTGCCATCGGAGAGGCGCACCGTGGCGAGGCCGAGGTAGCGAAGCCCCGAGAAGGCGAGGGACGAGCCCTGCAGGAGCGCCGGCTTGCCGGTGAAAACGGGAGAGGCGGATGCCGGCGCGATGAGCTGCGGTCCGGCCGGGACCGCAGGAGTGGAGGTGCCGCCGCCCGTGCCGCCGCCGGTGCCGGCGCCGGTGGCCCCGCCTGATGACGGATCCGTCGCCGTGCCCAACGGCGCAGGGGTCCCCGTCGAACTCGGCGTGGGCGTGGGACTGGGGGTCGAGCAGTCGCCGATGAATCCGAGGATGCACACACCCGTCGCCTCGGCAGCAGCAGCCCGCTGCGGTTGGCCGGTAGTGAGTCCGACTCCGACGGTGACGGTCAGCGCGATCGCGAGCGCTCCGCCCGCGGTGCTTCGTCCGACTCCCTTTCCCGTTGATCGGGATCCACGACGCCGCACCGACGCAGCTGGTGCGGCTGCTCTTGCCGGGCTCGCGGTCGCGACCGGTGCGGAATCGTCGAATGCGTCAGGAACCGGCGGCAGGTCGTCGTCCGAAGGTGGCACGAGCGCGGCGATGGCATCCGCTGAGGCACTCGTCTGGTCGTCCGTCTCGCCGTCGGAGTCGTGGTCCGCCTTATCGGTCACACTGTCACGATCGGCCGGGTCGTCGTCGGACTCTGCACGGCCCTCGGCTTCCGCGGTTGCGGCGTGACGCGGCATCCAGGAGACGATCATCACCCCGCCGACGCTCGCCAGGATCATGCCCACGAAGAACCCGCCGAGGTTCACGCCGACGAGCGAGTAGACGGCGACGACGAGCGCGATCACGCCGTAGAAGATGCGGTGCTGGGGCATCAGCGTCGCCAGCACGCCGACGAGCACGAGCACGATCGGGATCAGCGTCGCCTGGAACCCCTCGATGCCCACCTGCACCTTCATGTCGCCGAGCGACAACTGGCCGGAGAAGAACATCTCGATTCCGCCGAGCACGGTGAGGACTCCACCGATGAACGGTCGCTTGCGGTACCACGCGACGAAGGCGTGCCACCTGCTGGCGGTCTGCACAGTGTTCTCCATTCGGGCTGGAATTCGGGACGGTGCCGTCGGGTCTGGCTGCGGAGCGGATGGCGCAGCGCAGAGTGAGGAAGTACGAACTGGGCGGGTGGCGGATGCCTCGCCGGCTGCATCCGCCACCCGTCGCGAGAGCGTTCGGCTAGAAGCAGGTCTCGCCGTTGGTGAGCTGCAGGTGCAGGCCGGACAGGTTGAAGACGGAGGCCTGGGTGCTCCACGCGGTCTGCTTCAGGCCCTTGATGACCACCGAGTCGGCATCCTGGGCGAAGTCGCCGACGGAC encodes the following:
- a CDS encoding DUF6114 domain-containing protein produces the protein MQTASRWHAFVAWYRKRPFIGGVLTVLGGIEMFFSGQLSLGDMKVQVGIEGFQATLIPIVLVLVGVLATLMPQHRIFYGVIALVVAVYSLVGVNLGGFFVGMILASVGGVMIVSWMPRHAATAEAEGRAESDDDPADRDSVTDKADHDSDGETDDQTSASADAIAALVPPSDDDLPPVPDAFDDSAPVATASPARAAAPAASVRRRGSRSTGKGVGRSTAGGALAIALTVTVGVGLTTGQPQRAAAAEATGVCILGFIGDCSTPSPTPTPSSTGTPAPLGTATDPSSGGATGAGTGGGTGGGTSTPAVPAGPQLIAPASASPVFTGKPALLQGSSLAFSGLRYLGLATVRLSDGSTATVLKLSMDSVTIPGFRLDTRDADGEGTDTVATQMAFSGGVDTYCSSLKGILQNGAAVQYDISHPPSTDGSVPVTRIISLEVFGITGGSSALTGFHEIIS